A region of the Calditrichota bacterium genome:
GATGTGTGCGCAGATGTGAGGAAAGATAATGGCAAGACCAGAGAAAGAACGAGTCGTCGCTGAGATTACCGAAGGACTTGCGCGAGCACGGGGCATCTACGTGACTGACTTTTCGGGCCTCAACGTGGAGGAGGTGACTGAACTGCGCAAGGCGTTGCGGCAATCCAAGGTGCAATACCGGGTGGTGAAGAACACCTTGGCACGGCGCTCCGTGCAACAGGCGGGCTTTGAGCAGTTGCTTCCTCACCTTTCAGGCCCCACGGCCTTTGCCCTGAGCTTCGATGACCCCGGTTCGCCCGCACGACTGCTCCGGGAC
Encoded here:
- the rplJ gene encoding 50S ribosomal protein L10: MARPEKERVVAEITEGLARARGIYVTDFSGLNVEEVTELRKALRQSKVQYRVVKNTLARRSVQQAGFEQLLPHLSGPTAFALSFDDPGSPARLLRDFAKKKNKLAIKAIVYEGELVDASRVDEICDLPPREVMLAKLLGTMNAPLSRLVYTLNGMLAQLVRVLDAIRAQKEGQASL